The sequence GGTCGCCGCCGCCGTCGTCACCGGGGCGGTGCTGCTGTGAACCGACAAGCCCAGGCCTGCATCATGATTCTCCTCGGCGGCGCGGTCCTGCGCGCCAGCCTCACCGACCTGTACCTGCGCTACGTCAAGGAGGGGCTTCGGCCGTTCCTCATCGGCGCGAGCCTACTGTTGATCGTCACCGGTGTCATGACTCTCTGGTACGAACTGCGACCCGCTGCCGGGAACGAGCGGGGGGCAGCGCCGCCGGTCTCCCCGAAGAGCGGAGAGAGCACGCGCACGGCCGCCGCACACGGGCACGACGACCACGGGCATCACGAGCCGCGCGTCGCCTGGTTGCTCCTGCTGCCCGTCCTGGGGCTTCTCCTGGTCGCCCCGCCCGCCCTCGGCTCGTACGCCGCCGCCCAGACCGGGACCGCGCTCACAGCTGATCAGGACTACGAATACCCTCCGCTGCCCGCCGGTGACCCGGTGCAGACCTCGGTCCTCGACTACGCCGCCCGGGCTCTGTTCGACAGAGGCCGGTCGCTCGATGGCCGCCGCGTCCAACTGACCGGCTTCATCGTTTCCGGTCCCGGCGGCAAGCCGATCCTCGCTCGAATGATCATGTCATGCTGCGCCGGGGACGGCCGACCGGTCAAGGTCGGCATGACGGGCGACGCACCCGCCGGTCTGGCCGCCGACACCTGGATCGAGGTCACCGGCCGCTACACCGACCGTCTCGGCCGCGACCCGGTCAACGAGGTGGAGATCCCGTACATCCAGGTCGAGTCGTGGCGACAGGTGCAGCAGCCCACCAATCCCTATGGATGACCGGCCGGCGCACGGCCCGGGGTGGGCGGTGGGTCGCGCGCCGGCCGGGTCCGCCGCTTGCAGGCACCCCCCCTACCTCGGCGGACGTCTGTGTTCAGCTGCTGCTACGGAAGGCGATGTCAGGGACGGACGTCGAAGGTCCAGGTCTTGGCGCCGGAGGTGACGGCGGCGCCGGTGCGGGCGAGCGTGGCGGTGACGTCAACGGTGACGGAGAGCGGGCGACGCCGGCTCGATCGCCGAAACGTGGACCGGGTACGTCGCCTCGGCGCGCACCGTCGCACCCGAGCGCAGAGCGGCCGAGCCGGTCAGGGTGAGCCGGTAGTGGGTGGCTCGGGCCGGACCGGTACGGGCAACCGTTACCAGGACGCCTTGCGGATGCCGGGCAACTCGCCGCGCAATGCCATCTCCCGGAACCGCACCCGCGACAACCCGAAACGGGTCAGCACACCGCGCGGACGACCGTCGATCACGTCCCGGTTGCGCAGCCGAACCGGGCTCGAATCGCGGGGCAGGCGGGCCAGCTGACGCACGGCGTCAGCGCGT comes from Salinispora tropica CNB-440 and encodes:
- a CDS encoding TIGR03943 family putative permease subunit; the encoded protein is MNRQAQACIMILLGGAVLRASLTDLYLRYVKEGLRPFLIGASLLLIVTGVMTLWYELRPAAGNERGAAPPVSPKSGESTRTAAAHGHDDHGHHEPRVAWLLLLPVLGLLLVAPPALGSYAAAQTGTALTADQDYEYPPLPAGDPVQTSVLDYAARALFDRGRSLDGRRVQLTGFIVSGPGGKPILARMIMSCCAGDGRPVKVGMTGDAPAGLAADTWIEVTGRYTDRLGRDPVNEVEIPYIQVESWRQVQQPTNPYG
- the rpsN gene encoding 30S ribosomal protein S14; this encodes MARRSLSNRQARREELVARHADRRAELKRLIAHPDTDPDVRADAVRQLARLPRDSSPVRLRNRDVIDGRPRGVLTRFGLSRVRFREMALRGELPGIRKASW